The Pseudomonas bijieensis DNA window GAAGTCTTTCCCGTGTGTAGCCCGCTGCTGCTCAAGGAACGCCCTCTGCCCTTGCCTGCCCAGGCCTTGGCGGAATTTCCGTTGCTGCACCTGCGCGCGGGCAACAGCAGCAGTTGGTTCGATTGGAGTGGCGTATTTCGCGAGCTGGGCATCACTTCACCGCCGGCGCCAGGGCAGTTGCGCTTCGATAACTACACGCTGCTGATCCAGGCGGCGATTGGCGGCCAGGGCGTGGCCATCGGCTGGCGTCACCTTGTGGATAACTTATTGGCACAGGGGCTGCTGTGTCGTCCGATCGCTGAAACGGTGCTGTCGCGGCTGGGGTATTACGTGGTCCTGCCCCAGCGCAAACGGCGCGGCGTATTGATCAGGCAATTCGTCGATTGGCTGATGGAAGAACAGGCCAACAGTGCCGAATCGCTCACCGGACTGCCGCTGCCTTCCATTGCCGTTTAACGCGCCTACACGGCCGCGATAAAACTGACGTGCTCGCCCACATGCAGGTTCAGGCGCAGCTCATCGGCGATGCCGACCGCCACCCGGTTGAGCCGCTCCAGGGATTCGGCCATTCCAGGCTCCAGGCTCGTACTGACTTGGCTGAAATGCTCGATGCCCAAGCCTGGCGCGGCGTAAGGCGCATTGATCAAGGTCCACTGCAAGGTGCTGTTCTTCAACGCATCGAGTACTTCTTCGGCGGCATGGCGCTGCAAATCGTCATCCGTCGGCTCTTCGTCGAGCACGGCGAAGTCACCCACCAGGAACAGCCGTGGAATATTCACCGCCTGCATGCCGGCGATCAGTGAATCCACAGCCAATACT harbors:
- a CDS encoding NAD(P)-dependent oxidoreductase, producing the protein MKNAETPVIKVVLYGAMSSLGSALMAEMLRRQHEVIAILDDLTALAPRPGLRTKTGDLFDPERVKQSVAGASAVVCLLNAPGLPMNSEQVERTLIPGPVEQVLAVDSLIAGMQAVNIPRLFLVGDFAVLDEEPTDDDLQRHAAEEVLDALKNSTLQWTLINAPYAAPGLGIEHFSQVSTSLEPGMAESLERLNRVAVGIADELRLNLHVGEHVSFIAAV